A genome region from Geobacter pickeringii includes the following:
- the prfB gene encoding peptide chain release factor 2 (programmed frameshift), producing MFREEVARVENLAERIAKLRGSLDIDAKREDIQEMEAEIAAPGFWDDNDKAQQVLKERTRLEKAIDLWDRVHRQAEDIRVLIELGEEAGDEATLDEVRVLNEQLEREVEGAEFQRMLSGPHDKNACFFSINAGAGGTEAQDWVEMLLRMYLRYCERKGWKTEITDYQPGDEAGVKSATFTVDGEYAYGYLKAEAGIHRLVRISPFDSNARRHTSFASVFVFPEIEDDIDIKIVESDLRIDTYRSSGAGGQHVNTTDSAVRITHLPTGLVAASQCERSQHMNKATAMRMLRAKLYEKELQEREAQAAELGGEKKEIGWGSQIRSYVLHPYKMVKDLRTGVETGNPDAVLDGDLEEFIVAFLMGVRRDVKDTVD from the exons ATGTTCAGAGAAGAAGTTGCACGGGTCGAAAACCTCGCTGAGAGGATTGCCAAGCTCCGGGGGTCTCTT GACATAGATGCCAAGCGTGAGGATATCCAGGAGATGGAGGCCGAGATTGCGGCCCCCGGCTTCTGGGACGACAACGACAAGGCACAGCAGGTGCTGAAGGAGCGGACCCGCCTGGAGAAGGCCATTGACCTCTGGGACCGGGTCCACCGCCAGGCCGAGGATATCCGGGTTCTGATCGAACTGGGAGAGGAGGCGGGGGACGAGGCGACCCTCGACGAAGTGCGCGTCCTCAACGAGCAACTGGAGAGAGAGGTGGAGGGGGCCGAGTTCCAGCGGATGCTCTCCGGACCCCACGACAAGAACGCCTGCTTCTTTTCCATCAATGCCGGCGCCGGTGGCACCGAGGCCCAGGACTGGGTCGAGATGCTGCTCCGGATGTATCTCCGCTACTGCGAGCGCAAGGGGTGGAAGACCGAGATCACCGACTACCAGCCGGGGGATGAGGCGGGGGTCAAATCGGCCACCTTTACGGTTGACGGTGAGTACGCATACGGCTATCTTAAGGCCGAAGCCGGCATCCACCGCCTCGTGCGGATATCCCCCTTCGATTCCAACGCCCGTCGGCACACCTCGTTCGCCTCGGTCTTCGTCTTTCCCGAGATCGAGGACGACATCGACATCAAGATCGTCGAATCGGATCTGCGGATCGATACCTATCGCTCCAGCGGCGCCGGCGGCCAGCACGTGAACACCACCGATTCGGCCGTCCGGATCACCCACCTTCCCACCGGCCTCGTGGCGGCCAGCCAGTGCGAGCGCAGCCAGCACATGAACAAGGCGACCGCCATGCGGATGCTCCGCGCCAAGCTCTACGAGAAGGAGCTCCAGGAGCGGGAGGCCCAGGCCGCCGAGCTGGGGGGAGAGAAGAAGGAAATCGGCTGGGGGAGCCAGATCCGCTCCTATGTCCTCCACCCGTACAAGATGGTGAAGGATCTGCGTACCGGCGTGGAGACCGGCAACCCCGACGCGGTCCTCGACGGGGACCTGGAGGAATTCATCGTCGCCTTCCTGATGGGAGTGCGGCGCGATGTGAAGGATACCGTCGACTGA
- the lnt gene encoding apolipoprotein N-acyltransferase, which produces MDYRRFRMPAFNAVPRRDYLMALLSGILLALSFPSPGFSALAWIAFVPLLLACGRKDPRKAFRLGLVTGLSAYAGILYWINIVVTTYGKLPWSVSICLFSLLVAYLALYPAIVTLLVRRGEERGISLLISFPVLWVGLEYVRAFILTGFPWASLGYSQYKILPLIQVADVTGVYGLSFLIAFANAVFYRLIRGFVGKERAPYPLKSVALLFGLMAATVGYGFNRLHLPETGTPFTVALIQGNIDQNIKWDPAFQEATVSIYERLSRKACATGPVDLVVWPESAAPFYFQDEERYAARIKTLAKELSSCAVVGSPAYVKDGGEVKYLNSAFLLSPWGEVVGRSDKIHLVPFGEYVPMAKLLPFVNKLVAGIGDFSPGARIASLKTGKGEIGILVCFEGIFPELSRAYVRAGSRLLVNITNDAWFGRSSAPYQHLSMTVFRAVENRVPLVRAANTGITSIIDGKGHVRGMTPLFTEAVLNGEVRLGGEESVYTRYGDIFAWGCLVAGAVLMVLSFRRKKA; this is translated from the coding sequence GTGGATTACCGCCGGTTCCGCATGCCCGCGTTCAACGCCGTTCCGCGGCGCGATTACCTGATGGCGCTCCTGTCGGGAATATTGCTCGCCCTCTCGTTCCCGAGCCCCGGGTTCTCGGCCCTTGCCTGGATCGCCTTCGTGCCGCTGCTCCTCGCCTGCGGCCGGAAAGACCCCCGCAAGGCATTCCGTCTCGGCCTCGTCACCGGCCTCTCCGCCTACGCCGGAATCCTCTACTGGATCAACATCGTCGTCACCACCTACGGCAAGCTGCCGTGGTCGGTGAGCATCTGCCTCTTCTCGCTGCTGGTGGCCTATCTTGCACTCTATCCCGCCATCGTCACCCTCCTGGTGCGGCGTGGCGAAGAGCGGGGGATCTCGCTCCTCATCTCCTTCCCGGTTCTCTGGGTAGGCCTTGAGTACGTCCGCGCCTTCATCCTTACCGGCTTCCCCTGGGCGAGCCTCGGCTACTCCCAGTACAAGATCCTTCCCCTCATTCAGGTGGCGGACGTGACCGGGGTCTACGGGCTGAGTTTCCTCATTGCCTTTGCCAACGCGGTATTCTATCGGCTCATCCGCGGCTTTGTCGGGAAGGAGCGCGCCCCCTATCCGCTGAAGAGCGTGGCGCTGCTCTTCGGGCTGATGGCCGCCACCGTCGGATACGGCTTCAACCGCCTCCACCTCCCCGAAACCGGCACCCCCTTTACGGTTGCCCTGATCCAGGGGAACATCGATCAGAACATCAAGTGGGATCCCGCCTTCCAGGAGGCGACGGTCTCCATTTACGAACGGCTCTCCCGCAAGGCGTGCGCCACCGGCCCGGTGGATCTCGTCGTCTGGCCGGAGAGTGCCGCTCCGTTCTATTTCCAGGACGAAGAGAGATACGCCGCGCGGATCAAAACCCTGGCGAAGGAGCTGAGCAGCTGCGCCGTGGTCGGCAGTCCCGCCTACGTGAAGGACGGCGGGGAGGTCAAGTACCTGAACAGCGCGTTCCTGCTCTCCCCGTGGGGGGAGGTGGTGGGACGCAGCGACAAGATCCACCTGGTCCCCTTCGGCGAATACGTGCCGATGGCGAAGCTCCTCCCCTTCGTGAACAAGCTGGTGGCCGGCATCGGCGATTTTTCGCCGGGAGCGCGGATCGCATCGCTCAAGACCGGCAAAGGGGAGATCGGCATCCTTGTCTGTTTCGAGGGGATCTTTCCCGAGCTGTCCCGGGCCTATGTCAGGGCCGGGAGCCGTCTCCTCGTGAACATCACCAACGATGCCTGGTTCGGCCGTTCGTCCGCTCCCTACCAGCACCTCTCCATGACCGTTTTCCGCGCGGTGGAGAACCGGGTGCCGCTGGTACGGGCCGCCAACACCGGCATTACCTCCATCATCGACGGCAAGGGGCATGTCCGGGGGATGACGCCGCTCTTCACCGAGGCGGTCCTCAACGGCGAGGTGAGACTCGGCGGAGAGGAAAGCGTCTACACTCGCTATGGCGACATCTTCGCTTGGGGATGCCTGGTGGCCGGAGCCGTTCTCATGGTCCTGTCGTTCAGGAGAAAGAAGGCGTAG
- a CDS encoding hemolysin family protein, translated as MDEGSGRKSSGLIDMLGRFLTGKKRITEEEIQELMDASEEEGIINQEENEMIRSIFELRDTVVREIMVPRTDMASVPVDASVGEVLNTIISCGHSRIPVYDGTVDNITGLIYAKDLLKYWGTGDAAISMKRIMRTPYFIPETKNLEELLQEFKRKRVHIAIVIDEYGGTSGLVTIEDLLEQIVGDIQDEYDLEEEWLVEEPGGSVLVDARLPIEELEEHFGVEIARDKFDTVAGLIFHLTGRIPMVGEEIESDHLRMTVLEAGERNIKKVRIARRGAEAGEADA; from the coding sequence TTGGATGAAGGCTCTGGCAGGAAAAGTTCCGGACTGATCGACATGCTCGGCAGATTCCTCACGGGGAAGAAGCGGATCACCGAAGAGGAGATCCAGGAGCTGATGGATGCCAGCGAGGAAGAGGGGATCATCAACCAGGAAGAAAACGAGATGATCCGTTCCATCTTCGAGCTGCGCGACACGGTGGTCCGCGAGATCATGGTGCCGCGCACCGACATGGCCAGCGTCCCGGTTGACGCTTCGGTGGGGGAGGTGCTGAACACCATCATCAGCTGCGGTCACTCCCGCATCCCGGTCTATGACGGCACCGTCGACAACATCACCGGCCTGATCTACGCGAAGGATCTGCTGAAATACTGGGGGACGGGGGACGCCGCCATCAGCATGAAGCGGATCATGCGCACCCCGTACTTCATCCCCGAGACCAAGAACCTGGAAGAGCTCCTTCAGGAGTTCAAGCGCAAGCGGGTCCACATCGCCATCGTCATCGACGAATACGGCGGCACCTCGGGGCTCGTCACCATCGAGGACCTTCTGGAGCAGATCGTGGGCGACATCCAGGACGAGTATGACCTGGAGGAGGAGTGGCTTGTGGAGGAGCCCGGCGGATCGGTCCTCGTCGACGCACGGCTCCCGATCGAAGAGCTGGAGGAGCATTTCGGGGTCGAGATCGCCCGCGACAAGTTCGACACCGTGGCGGGGCTCATTTTTCACCTCACGGGCCGCATCCCCATGGTCGGGGAGGAGATCGAGAGCGACCATCTGCGGATGACCGTTCTCGAAGCGGGAGAGCGGAACATTAAGAAGGTACGGATCGCCCGCCGGGGCGCCGAGGCCGGGGAGGCCGACGCGTAG
- a CDS encoding diacylglycerol kinase encodes MKPTRFIDSVNCAIEGIFWATRTQKHMRRHFIAALVLLFAVLFLRVSPLEFTLLAVSVSFVLFAELLNTAVEAVVDLVSPDYHPVAKTAKDVAAGGVLVAAIGAAVMGYLILSKYIFPIYKEMLGMIGTPTEMGTVVALLSVIIVVVILKSVSGRGTPLEGGLPSGHAALAFSIATVVSLTTQDPIASILTICLAVMVSHSRLLLRIHSLREVILGAVTGTAITAAVVMLFRFLK; translated from the coding sequence GTGAAGCCGACCCGCTTCATCGACTCCGTCAACTGCGCCATCGAGGGGATCTTCTGGGCCACCCGCACCCAGAAGCATATGCGCCGGCATTTCATTGCAGCGCTCGTGCTCCTCTTCGCGGTCCTCTTCCTTCGGGTCTCACCCCTCGAGTTCACGCTGCTGGCGGTTTCGGTTTCGTTCGTCCTCTTTGCCGAGCTTCTGAACACGGCGGTGGAGGCGGTGGTCGATCTGGTCTCGCCCGACTATCATCCCGTCGCCAAGACCGCCAAGGATGTGGCCGCCGGCGGAGTCCTCGTGGCAGCCATCGGCGCCGCGGTCATGGGGTACCTGATCCTCTCGAAGTACATTTTTCCCATTTACAAGGAGATGCTCGGCATGATAGGTACCCCGACGGAGATGGGGACGGTGGTCGCCCTCCTTTCGGTCATCATCGTGGTGGTGATTCTCAAATCGGTCTCCGGCCGGGGGACACCGCTGGAGGGGGGGCTGCCGAGCGGCCATGCCGCCCTCGCCTTTTCCATTGCCACGGTGGTTTCGCTAACGACCCAGGATCCCATCGCCTCGATCCTGACCATCTGTCTGGCGGTCATGGTGAGCCACTCGCGACTGCTGCTCCGCATCCACTCCCTGCGCGAAGTGATCCTCGGCGCCGTCACCGGCACGGCGATTACCGCGGCAGTGGTTATGCTGTTCCGTTTCCTGAAGTAA
- the ybeY gene encoding rRNA maturation RNase YbeY, with translation MKVAITNRQRRHRIETKRLRKVAEKILDALGYPDSELSVVITGDLGIRRVNREYLGKDRPTNVISFAMGEGEFGGINPDVLGDVIISADTTAREAEEGGGAFWSRLSFLLLHGILHITGYDHERSGEAEARRMEAKEREIFVLLEREGLV, from the coding sequence GTGAAGGTAGCGATAACGAACCGCCAAAGACGCCATCGGATCGAGACGAAACGCCTAAGAAAGGTGGCGGAGAAGATATTAGACGCCTTGGGATATCCCGATAGCGAGCTGTCGGTGGTCATCACCGGCGACCTCGGCATCAGGCGCGTGAACCGCGAGTATCTCGGCAAGGACCGTCCGACCAACGTCATCTCGTTCGCCATGGGCGAGGGGGAGTTCGGCGGCATCAATCCCGACGTCCTCGGCGATGTGATCATCTCTGCCGACACGACGGCCCGGGAGGCGGAGGAGGGGGGGGGCGCCTTCTGGTCCCGGCTCTCATTCCTGCTGCTCCACGGCATCCTCCACATCACCGGCTACGACCACGAGCGGAGCGGCGAGGCGGAAGCCCGGCGGATGGAGGCGAAGGAGCGGGAGATCTTCGTGCTCCTCGAGAGGGAAGGGCTTGTCTAG
- a CDS encoding HD family phosphohydrolase, with protein MPPQSGTTEQDIQGSLTRPLARILDNLLERFSSSRHQQRNRRILLLLTALVLTFLIIPRQEFMSARYQAGDIATADIRATRDYLLEDRELTEKKRKEAEAAIPYVYGFNQSGDAEMIGRFEQALQLLRDAAGGAGAPSLGEGLRGIFGSDVSPPEMAALMRLGSDPAVFDQVRQIAARIHARKIVADRRTFSADNAHGVVLVDQASGEPLGKMDYTVVPLSTGDAVKLLEGTKLSAEGLSPREGAVVMGLVAKALRPNLVYNRELTETARKRAREAVSPALIQVKRGEMIVRVGERITPEQAQKLEMLSSARQDINRFFVGFGLFGLVLVVFYFPYRFARKNIRKFNPTTKDLTLIALITVGIFFVHKIAFTISAAMGTPFPAIDTADYFYLFPFAVGPMLIRILLNSEVAMVFAAITAPLLGVMFNNSLFVVLYALLGGIVGAHGVRHCKDRTRIYTAGLKVSVVNFAMALAFQTMNDNFLSIQTLWSAGFALAGGLVCSAIVTGTIPLIETLFHYTTDIKLLELSNLNSPILRELMVRAPGTYHHSVLVGNLVEAAAEAINANPLLARVSAYYHDIGKVSKPQYFIENTGGGENRHDRLAASMSALILISHVKEGVELAKEHRLGRPIIDIIRQSHGTALMSFFHQKAKAQAGDGQTVDERDFRYPGPKPQSREAGLVMLADCVEAASRTLTNPTPDRIQGLVQKIINNIFIDGQLDECELTLKNLHEIAKSFNRILAGIYHHRIDYPEPAYKEKDKTTGGKKPSEGSDNEPPKTPSDRDETPKKGGGEDIRRLGISR; from the coding sequence ATGCCCCCACAAAGCGGCACCACCGAGCAGGATATACAGGGTTCGCTGACGCGTCCCCTGGCGCGCATCCTGGACAACCTCCTCGAACGGTTCTCCTCGTCACGCCATCAGCAGAGGAACCGGCGCATCCTTCTCCTTCTCACCGCCCTCGTCCTCACGTTCCTCATCATACCCCGCCAGGAGTTCATGTCCGCGCGGTACCAGGCGGGCGACATCGCCACGGCCGACATCCGTGCCACCCGCGACTATCTCCTCGAAGACCGGGAGTTGACCGAGAAAAAACGGAAGGAGGCCGAGGCGGCGATTCCGTACGTCTACGGCTTCAATCAGTCGGGCGATGCCGAGATGATCGGCCGCTTCGAGCAGGCGCTGCAGCTGCTGCGCGACGCCGCCGGCGGGGCGGGGGCCCCGTCCCTGGGGGAGGGGCTCCGGGGGATATTCGGCAGCGATGTCTCGCCGCCGGAGATGGCGGCGCTCATGCGTCTCGGCTCCGATCCCGCCGTTTTTGACCAGGTCCGGCAGATCGCGGCGAGAATCCATGCGCGCAAGATCGTGGCGGACCGGCGGACGTTCTCGGCCGACAATGCCCATGGGGTCGTCCTGGTGGATCAGGCGAGTGGCGAGCCGCTCGGCAAGATGGATTACACCGTCGTCCCCCTCAGTACGGGCGATGCGGTAAAGCTGCTGGAAGGGACGAAGCTCTCCGCGGAGGGGCTGTCCCCCCGTGAAGGTGCGGTCGTCATGGGGCTCGTCGCCAAGGCGCTTCGCCCCAATCTCGTCTACAATCGGGAGCTCACCGAAACCGCCCGGAAGAGGGCGCGGGAGGCGGTGAGCCCCGCCCTGATCCAGGTCAAGCGCGGCGAGATGATCGTCCGCGTGGGGGAGCGGATCACGCCGGAACAGGCCCAGAAGCTCGAGATGCTCTCGTCAGCCCGACAGGACATCAACCGCTTCTTCGTCGGGTTCGGCCTCTTTGGGCTCGTGCTGGTGGTCTTCTACTTTCCGTACCGGTTCGCCCGCAAAAACATCCGCAAGTTCAATCCGACCACCAAGGATCTCACCCTCATCGCCCTGATCACCGTCGGCATCTTCTTTGTCCACAAGATCGCCTTCACCATTTCGGCAGCCATGGGGACGCCGTTTCCCGCCATCGATACCGCCGATTACTTCTATCTCTTCCCCTTCGCCGTGGGGCCGATGCTGATCCGGATTCTCCTGAACTCGGAAGTGGCGATGGTCTTTGCGGCCATCACGGCTCCGCTCCTCGGCGTGATGTTCAACAACAGCCTCTTCGTCGTGCTGTACGCCCTCCTGGGGGGGATCGTCGGCGCCCACGGCGTTCGTCACTGCAAGGACCGGACACGCATCTACACGGCGGGGTTGAAGGTGAGCGTGGTGAACTTCGCCATGGCGCTCGCCTTCCAGACGATGAACGACAATTTCCTCTCGATCCAGACCCTCTGGAGCGCCGGCTTCGCCCTGGCCGGCGGCCTCGTCTGCTCGGCCATCGTGACCGGGACGATCCCGCTCATCGAGACGCTCTTCCACTACACCACCGACATCAAGCTCCTGGAACTTTCGAACCTCAATTCGCCGATCCTGCGGGAACTCATGGTCCGGGCTCCCGGCACCTATCACCACAGCGTCCTGGTGGGGAACCTCGTGGAGGCGGCGGCCGAGGCGATCAACGCCAACCCGCTCCTGGCGCGGGTGTCGGCGTACTACCACGACATCGGCAAGGTGAGCAAGCCACAGTACTTCATCGAGAATACGGGGGGAGGGGAGAACCGGCACGACCGCCTCGCCGCAAGCATGAGCGCCCTCATCCTCATATCCCACGTCAAGGAAGGGGTCGAGCTGGCCAAGGAGCACCGGCTGGGGCGTCCAATCATCGACATTATCCGCCAGTCCCACGGCACGGCCCTCATGAGCTTTTTTCACCAGAAGGCGAAGGCCCAGGCAGGCGATGGGCAGACGGTGGACGAGCGCGACTTCCGCTATCCCGGCCCCAAGCCCCAGTCGCGGGAGGCCGGCCTCGTGATGCTGGCCGACTGCGTGGAGGCCGCGTCCCGCACCCTCACGAACCCGACTCCGGACCGGATCCAGGGGCTGGTGCAGAAGATCATCAACAACATCTTCATCGACGGTCAGCTTGACGAGTGTGAACTGACCCTCAAGAACCTCCATGAAATCGCCAAGAGCTTCAACCGGATCCTGGCCGGCATCTATCACCACCGCATCGATTACCCGGAGCCGGCCTACAAGGAGAAGGACAAAACCACCGGAGGAAAGAAACCGAGTGAAGGTAGCGATAACGAACCGCCAAAGACGCCATCGGATCGAGACGAAACGCCTAAGAAAGGTGGCGGAGAAGATATTAGACGCCTTGGGATATCCCGATAG
- the eno gene encoding phosphopyruvate hydratase, producing MSEITDVYAREILDSRGNPTLEVEVFLESGVMGRAAVPSGASTGEREALELRDGDKGRYLGKGVLKAVDNVNNIIAEQIIGMEATDQVGIDQKMLELDGTEYKSTLGANAILGVSLAVAKAAAEEVGLPLYQYIGGSNAKELPLPMMNILNGGAHADNNVDIQEFMIMPAGARSFSEALRMGAEIFHALKAVLKAKGYNTAVGDEGGFAPNLKSNEEALEVIMEAIIKAGYKPGDDVLLALDVASSELFKEGKYILENEAQPEKTADELIDFYENLVNKYPIISIEDGMAENDWDGWKKITERLGKRIQIVGDDLFVTNPKILKEGIQKGIANSILIKLNQIGTLTETLDAIEMAKRAGYTCVISHRSGETEDTTLADLSVAVNAGQIKTGSLCRTDRVAKYNQLLRIQDELDVTAVFRGKEVFYNLRKQ from the coding sequence ATGAGTGAAATTACCGATGTTTACGCACGTGAGATTCTCGACTCCCGCGGCAACCCGACCCTGGAGGTGGAGGTCTTCCTGGAGTCCGGCGTGATGGGACGGGCCGCGGTTCCGTCCGGGGCATCCACCGGCGAGCGCGAGGCCCTGGAGCTCCGCGACGGCGACAAGGGCCGCTACCTCGGCAAAGGGGTTCTCAAGGCGGTCGACAACGTGAACAATATCATCGCCGAGCAGATCATCGGTATGGAAGCCACCGACCAGGTCGGCATCGACCAGAAGATGCTGGAGCTGGACGGCACCGAATACAAGAGCACCCTGGGGGCCAACGCCATCCTCGGCGTCTCGCTGGCCGTGGCCAAGGCCGCTGCCGAAGAAGTGGGACTCCCCCTCTACCAGTACATCGGCGGCTCCAACGCCAAGGAACTGCCGCTGCCGATGATGAACATCCTGAACGGCGGCGCCCACGCCGACAACAACGTCGACATCCAGGAGTTCATGATCATGCCGGCCGGCGCCCGCAGCTTCTCCGAGGCGCTCCGGATGGGAGCCGAGATCTTCCACGCCCTGAAGGCGGTCCTCAAGGCCAAGGGATACAACACCGCCGTCGGCGACGAAGGGGGCTTCGCCCCGAACCTCAAGTCCAACGAGGAGGCGCTCGAAGTGATCATGGAGGCGATCATCAAGGCCGGCTACAAGCCGGGTGACGACGTCCTCCTCGCCCTCGACGTGGCATCGTCGGAACTCTTCAAGGAGGGCAAGTACATCCTGGAGAACGAGGCGCAGCCCGAGAAAACCGCCGACGAGCTCATCGACTTCTACGAAAACCTCGTCAACAAGTACCCGATCATCTCCATCGAGGACGGCATGGCCGAGAACGACTGGGACGGCTGGAAGAAGATCACCGAGCGCCTCGGCAAGCGGATCCAGATCGTCGGCGACGACCTCTTCGTCACCAACCCGAAGATCCTGAAAGAGGGGATCCAGAAAGGGATCGCCAACTCCATCCTGATCAAGCTGAACCAGATCGGCACCCTAACCGAGACCCTCGACGCCATCGAGATGGCCAAGCGCGCCGGCTACACCTGCGTCATCTCCCACCGCTCGGGCGAGACGGAGGACACGACCCTGGCCGACCTCTCGGTGGCGGTCAACGCCGGCCAGATCAAGACCGGCTCCCTCTGCCGCACCGACCGTGTCGCCAAGTACAACCAACTCCTCCGCATCCAGGACGAGCTCGACGTCACCGCCGTGTTCCGCGGCAAAGAGGTTTTCTACAACCTCCGCAAGCAGTAA
- a CDS encoding nicotinate phosphoribosyltransferase, whose product MRYSPLLTDLYQLTMLAGYLEEGIADTPAVFDLFFRHNPFQGGYAVFAGLDPALSYLEGLRFAEDDLEYLQGLGLFRPAFIDFLRSFRFTGRITAMPEGTAVFANEPLLTIEAPLAQAQLVETALLNIINFQTLVATKGARIVHAAAGGTVLEFGLRRAQGPDGGVSEARAAYVGGVRSTSNVLAGKLFGIPVKGTHAHSWIMAFPDELTAFRKYAEVFPDNCVLLVDTYDTLQSGIPNALTVARELREQGHELVGVRIDSGDLAYLSRESRRAFDEAGFPDVKIVASNELDEYVIESMRSEGGRVDIYGVGTRLATCAGEGGGALGGVYKLVRIGDRPRLKVTSDIAKATLPDRKRLLRAVAPDGSFIQDVICLDAEEVLPGDTVYDPTNPLQYVTIPREARLVELRSTVMAEGVRTAPSPPLDDLADRTADQLARLPRGCLRFINPHRYKVSVSRRLNELRLQLMNEVQRGYRR is encoded by the coding sequence ATGCGCTATTCGCCGCTGCTGACCGATCTCTATCAGCTCACCATGCTTGCCGGTTATCTCGAAGAAGGGATCGCCGACACCCCGGCAGTATTCGATCTCTTTTTCCGCCACAACCCGTTCCAGGGGGGGTATGCCGTTTTCGCCGGCCTCGACCCGGCGCTCTCCTATCTTGAAGGACTTCGCTTCGCCGAGGACGACCTCGAATACCTCCAGGGGCTTGGACTCTTTCGCCCGGCTTTCATCGACTTTCTCCGCTCCTTCCGCTTCACGGGAAGGATTACGGCGATGCCGGAAGGGACGGCAGTCTTCGCCAACGAGCCGCTCCTCACAATAGAAGCCCCCCTCGCCCAGGCCCAGCTGGTGGAGACGGCGCTTCTCAACATCATCAACTTCCAGACCCTCGTAGCCACCAAGGGGGCGCGGATCGTCCACGCCGCGGCCGGCGGGACGGTGCTCGAATTCGGCCTGCGCCGCGCCCAGGGCCCCGACGGCGGGGTGAGCGAAGCCCGCGCCGCCTATGTCGGGGGGGTGCGGAGCACAAGCAACGTCCTGGCGGGAAAGCTCTTCGGCATCCCGGTAAAGGGAACCCATGCCCACAGCTGGATCATGGCATTCCCCGACGAGCTGACTGCATTCCGCAAATATGCCGAGGTCTTCCCCGACAACTGCGTCCTGCTGGTCGACACCTACGACACCCTGCAGAGCGGCATCCCCAACGCCCTCACCGTGGCACGGGAACTGCGCGAGCAGGGGCACGAGCTCGTGGGAGTCAGGATCGATTCGGGCGACCTCGCCTATCTCTCGCGGGAAAGCCGCCGTGCGTTCGACGAGGCCGGCTTTCCCGACGTCAAGATCGTCGCCTCCAACGAGCTCGACGAATACGTGATCGAATCGATGCGGAGCGAAGGGGGGCGGGTCGACATCTACGGCGTCGGAACGAGGCTCGCCACCTGCGCCGGCGAAGGCGGCGGCGCCCTGGGGGGGGTCTACAAGCTCGTGCGTATCGGTGACCGGCCGCGGCTGAAGGTCACGAGCGACATCGCCAAGGCGACCCTCCCCGACCGCAAGCGCCTGCTGCGTGCCGTGGCGCCCGACGGATCGTTCATTCAGGACGTGATCTGTCTCGACGCGGAGGAAGTCCTCCCCGGCGATACGGTCTACGACCCCACCAACCCGCTCCAGTACGTGACAATCCCCCGCGAGGCCCGCCTGGTGGAACTCCGGTCGACGGTGATGGCCGAGGGGGTGCGAACCGCCCCGAGCCCCCCCCTCGACGACTTGGCCGACCGCACCGCAGACCAGCTCGCACGCCTCCCCCGGGGATGCCTCCGCTTTATCAATCCGCACCGGTACAAGGTTTCCGTCAGCCGAAGGCTCAACGAACTGCGCCTTCAGCTGATGAACGAGGTGCAGCGGGGATACCGGCGCTAG
- a CDS encoding nicotinamidase has translation MNKDSALLIVDVQNDFCPGGLLAVPGGDAVVPVLNQYLTLFRAKGLPVFASRDWHPPTTTHFRDYGGIWPAHCIRGTEGARFHPLLALPSDTIIISKGMDPARDDYSAFQGVTESGVPFPVLLKEMGISKLYVGGLATDYCVKESVLEGVRHGLSVTLLEDAVRGVELNPGDSSQAVAQMTSAGARQATLATIAELLSN, from the coding sequence ATGAACAAGGACTCTGCCCTGCTGATCGTCGATGTCCAGAACGACTTCTGCCCCGGCGGGCTGCTGGCCGTCCCCGGGGGGGACGCGGTGGTCCCGGTGCTGAACCAGTACCTCACCCTGTTCAGGGCCAAAGGGCTGCCGGTCTTTGCCTCCCGCGACTGGCATCCCCCCACAACCACCCACTTCCGCGACTACGGCGGAATCTGGCCGGCACACTGCATCCGCGGCACCGAGGGAGCCCGCTTCCACCCGCTTCTGGCGCTCCCTTCCGATACCATCATCATCTCCAAGGGGATGGACCCGGCACGGGACGACTACTCGGCCTTCCAGGGGGTGACCGAAAGCGGGGTCCCGTTCCCCGTTCTCCTGAAGGAGATGGGGATATCGAAGCTCTACGTGGGGGGGCTCGCCACCGACTACTGCGTCAAGGAGTCGGTGCTGGAGGGGGTGCGGCACGGGCTGTCGGTGACGCTGCTGGAAGATGCGGTCCGGGGGGTCGAGCTGAACCCGGGCGACTCATCACAGGCGGTGGCGCAAATGACCTCCGCCGGCGCCCGGCAGGCAACCCTCGCCACCATAGCGGAACTGTTATCGAACTGA